The Agromyces sp. 3263 DNA segment ACGACGAGGTGCTCGTGCTCGGCACGGCGGAGGGACTCGAGGCGCGGCTCGTGCCGGCTCGCGGCTACGAGCTCCTGACGATCGCCAAGGTGCCATTCCCGCGTCGTCCGAACCGCGCCGCCGTCGCGTTCCCCTCCCGCTTCCGCACGTCGATCGACGATGTCGCCACGATCATCGCGGAGCGCGGCGTCGAGGTCGTCGTCGGCTTCGGCGGGTACGTCTCGACCCCCGCCTACCTGGCCGCGCGACGGGCGCACGTGCCGGTGGCCATCCACGAGGCGAACGCCAGGCCGGGGCTGGCGAATCGCCTCGGCGCGCGCTGGGCGGCATCGGTGGGCGTCGCCTTCGGCGGCTCGCCGCTCCGTGGCGCCGAGGTCGTCGGCATGCCCCTCCGCCGTGAGATCGAGACGCTCGACCGTCGGGCGCTTCGCGAGGAGGCGGCCGGGTTCTTCGGCCTCGATCCCCAGCGCCCGGTGCTCCTCGCGACGGGCGGCTCGCTCGGCGCCCGCCGCATCAACCGCACGATGGTCGAGAGCGCGAGCACCCTCACGGGCTCCGACTGGCAGGTGCTCCACATCACGGGCGCGTCCTCCGACGTGGTCGACCCGGCGATTCCCGGCTATCGCTTGGTCGAGTACGCCGACCGCATGGACCTGGCGCTGGCCCTCGCCGACGCCGCCGTCTCGCGCGCGGGCGCCGCGACGGTGAGCGAGCTGGCCGCCCTCGGCATCCCCGCCGTCTACGTGCCGTATCCCGTCGGCAACGGCGAGCAGCGCTTCAACGCTGCCGAGGTCGTGGCCGCGGGCGGCGGCGTGCTCGTCGACGACGCCGGGTTCGTCCCCGACTGGGTCCGCCGGGAGCTCGTCCTGTTGCTCGCCGACCGCGAGCGCGTGGCGCGCATGGCCGCGGCCGCGGCATCCGTCGGCCACCGCGACGGCACCGACCGCATGATCGCCCTCGTCGACGCCGCGCTCGGCGGGGGTGCCGGCGCCGCCACGCGCAGCGCGTAACGTGGAGTGAGCGGATGCCGTGGCATCCGTGGCACGCCGACCCGAACGCATCACCCCGAGGAAGAGCCGCAGCACGTGACCATCAAGCCCGACCTGAACGCCCAGATCCCCGCCGAGCTCGGCGCCGTGCACTTCGTCGGCATCGGCGGCTCGGGCATGAGCGGGATCGCCCGGCTCTTCATCGGCGCCGGGCACCGGGTCACCGGATCCGACGTGCGCGACTCCGCGAACATCGCGGCGCTGCGTGAGCTCGGTGCCGAGATCGCGATCGGGCACGACGCCGCGAACGTCGGCGACGCCGAGGCGCTCGTCGTCACGGGCGCGCTGTGGCAGGACAACCCCGAGTACCAGCTCGCGCTCGAGCGCGGCCTCCCGGTGCTGCATCGCTCCCAGGCGCTCGCCTGGCTCATCGCCGGCCAGCGCCTCGTGTCGGTCGCCGGGGCGCATGGCAAGACGACGTCCACGGGCATGATCATCACCGGGCTGCTCGAGCTGGGCGAGGACCCGAGCTTCGTCAACGGCGGCGTCATCGAGGAGCTCGGCGTCAGCGCGGCCTCCGGCACAGGTGAGCTCTTCGTCGTCGAGGCCGACGAGTCCGACGGGTCGTTCCTGCTCTACGACACCTCGGTCGCGCTCATCACCAACGTCGACCCCGACCACCTCGACCACTACGGTTCGCGGGAGGCCTTCGAGCAGGCCTTCGTGGACTTCGCCGACCGTGCGAGCGAGCTCGTCGTCATCTCCTCCGACGACCCCGGAGCCACGCGCGTCGCCGCCCCCCTCTCGCACGAGCGGGTCGTCAGCTTCGGCGAGGCGGCGGATGCGACCGTGCGGGTGCACTCCATCGAGACCGACGGACCCGTGTCGTTCGCCATCGACCACGAGGGCGTGACGCATCGGGCGACCCTGCGGATCCCAGGGCGCCACAACGCCATCAACGCGGCCGGAGCGTTCGCCGTGCTCGTCGGACTCGGGTTCGACCCCGCGGCATCCCTCGCCGGCATCGCGCGCTTCGCCGGCACCGGTCGTCGCTTCGAGCTGCACGGCACGGTGGGCGGTGTCAGCGTGTACGACGACTACGCGCACCATCCCACCGAGGTCGCCGCGGCCCTGTCGGCGGCGCGCACCGTCGTCGGCGCCGGTCGCATCATCGCCGTGCACCAGCCGCACACGTACAGCCGCACCCAGACGTTCGCGAAGGAGTTCGCCGAGGTGCTCGAGCAGTACGCCGACGAGACCGTCGTGCTCGATGTCTACGGCGCCCGCGAGGACCCCGTCCCGGGCGTCACCGGAGCGCTCGTGAGCGAGCGCTTCGCCGACGCGTCGCACGTCGCGTACGTGCCCGACTGGCAGGAGGCCGCCGACTACACGGCGCGCATCGCCGAGGAGGGCGACTTCGTGATCACGCTCGGCTGCGGCGACGTGTACCGCATCGTGCCGCAACTGCTCGGCTCGCTCGAGCGGGAGCGCGGATGAGGGCCCGCCGCGCGTGAAGCGGCCCCAGGGCTTCGACCGGCCGCCCGCACCGCGGGCGACCGCACGTGCGCAGGCCGCTGCGCCGTCGGCGGGGGATGCCCGGACCGACGCGCGTCGGTCGGTGGATGCCGCGAGCGCCGGTGCCTCGTCGGCGGATGCCCCGGTGGCCACCGCCTCCCGGCCGGCCGACCGCGACCGGGTGGCGACCGAGCCGATCCCCGTGGTCGCCGGGCCCACCGCCGGATCGCCGGGAGACACGATCGCTCCGACGTCGCCCGCGGCATCCGACGTCGTTCCGATCGACCTGCCGACCGATTCGCCCGCCGACGCGCGCGCCTCGAAGCGCGCCATCGCCGCGGCGGCCCGGGAACGCCGGCGCTACGAGCGCCAGGAGGTACGCCGTTTCACGAAGCGGTCGCGCCGACGCCGCATCACGTGGGCGGTCGTCACGGGCGCGGTCCTCGCACTCGTGGCGGTCATCGGCGTGGGCGCCTACTCGCCGCTCATGGCGCTGCGCGACGTGCGCGTCGAGGGTGCGCAGCGCATCCCCGCCGCCGACGTGCAGGCCGCGTTCGCCGGAGTGATGGGAACCCCGCTCCCGCTCATCGACTCCGGCGACGTGCAGGCGGCGCTCGCGCGATTCCCGCTCATCGAGACCTACGTGACCGAGACGATCCCGCCGGGCACGCTCGTCGTGCGCATCGTCGAGCGGACCCCGGTCGGCGTGATCGACACGGGGTCGGGCCTCGAACTGGTGGATGCCGCCGGCGTGGTCATCGACCGGCCCGAGACGGTGCCCGCCGGCCAGCCGCTCATCGAGGTCGACGGCGGCATCG contains these protein-coding regions:
- a CDS encoding FtsQ-type POTRA domain-containing protein; its protein translation is MKRPQGFDRPPAPRATARAQAAAPSAGDARTDARRSVDAASAGASSADAPVATASRPADRDRVATEPIPVVAGPTAGSPGDTIAPTSPAASDVVPIDLPTDSPADARASKRAIAAAARERRRYERQEVRRFTKRSRRRRITWAVVTGAVLALVAVIGVGAYSPLMALRDVRVEGAQRIPAADVQAAFAGVMGTPLPLIDSGDVQAALARFPLIETYVTETIPPGTLVVRIVERTPVGVIDTGSGLELVDAAGVVIDRPETVPAGQPLIEVDGGIADEGFRAVASVVRSLPAEVRGQLTRATAATADDVRLELGGGASVVWGSAEDSVLKADVLAGLMRAAPPDTVALYDVSAPTSPVTE
- the murC gene encoding UDP-N-acetylmuramate--L-alanine ligase produces the protein MTIKPDLNAQIPAELGAVHFVGIGGSGMSGIARLFIGAGHRVTGSDVRDSANIAALRELGAEIAIGHDAANVGDAEALVVTGALWQDNPEYQLALERGLPVLHRSQALAWLIAGQRLVSVAGAHGKTTSTGMIITGLLELGEDPSFVNGGVIEELGVSAASGTGELFVVEADESDGSFLLYDTSVALITNVDPDHLDHYGSREAFEQAFVDFADRASELVVISSDDPGATRVAAPLSHERVVSFGEAADATVRVHSIETDGPVSFAIDHEGVTHRATLRIPGRHNAINAAGAFAVLVGLGFDPAASLAGIARFAGTGRRFELHGTVGGVSVYDDYAHHPTEVAAALSAARTVVGAGRIIAVHQPHTYSRTQTFAKEFAEVLEQYADETVVLDVYGAREDPVPGVTGALVSERFADASHVAYVPDWQEAADYTARIAEEGDFVITLGCGDVYRIVPQLLGSLERERG
- a CDS encoding UDP-N-acetylglucosamine--N-acetylmuramyl-(pentapeptide) pyrophosphoryl-undecaprenol N-acetylglucosamine transferase; amino-acid sequence: MTTYLLAGGGTAGHVNPLLAVADRLRDRRPDDEVLVLGTAEGLEARLVPARGYELLTIAKVPFPRRPNRAAVAFPSRFRTSIDDVATIIAERGVEVVVGFGGYVSTPAYLAARRAHVPVAIHEANARPGLANRLGARWAASVGVAFGGSPLRGAEVVGMPLRREIETLDRRALREEAAGFFGLDPQRPVLLATGGSLGARRINRTMVESASTLTGSDWQVLHITGASSDVVDPAIPGYRLVEYADRMDLALALADAAVSRAGAATVSELAALGIPAVYVPYPVGNGEQRFNAAEVVAAGGGVLVDDAGFVPDWVRRELVLLLADRERVARMAAAAASVGHRDGTDRMIALVDAALGGGAGAATRSA